From the Roseofilum capinflatum BLCC-M114 genome, the window AGTACAAAATGAAGATTTGAAAGACGAGATTGTAGAAGAACAATTTCAACTGCAAGAGGAACAAGCTAAACTGACCTCTGCTCGCGAACGAATTTTTATTTTAATGGCCCAAAAAAGTGAAGCAGAGCAACGGGTTAGAACTATAGAGCGTCAAGTTCAAGAAGCCGAGGATGATGTCAATCGATTATTGAGCAGCTCCCCCCCTCCAGAAATTCAGAGCATCACCCATGAAATTGCCGCGATGGATCGACAGATTGCGGGATTAGAGAAAGCCATTTATCATCGCGATCAACGCATGGAAGGACTTCAAAAACAGATTGATGATGCAGAAGATGCGATCGCAGTCCGGGCTTTATCGAGAAATTATCAAACGGATCTTGAAGAAAGAATCCAAATGTTGCAAGAAGAGTCGGCAATGAATGACGCGAGAATTTCAGAATTGATCGCACATCAGTTGTCTAAACAGGCAGAAATTGCGTCAATTGGTCAAAATTTGGAGCGCCAATTGGAGAATATTCAAGATGAGTTGCGAATGGAAGAAGATCGTTTAGCGACAGTCATTCAGGAATTGGAGTCTGCGGAGCAAGAAAAATTAGCTCAAGAGGATATTGTCCGGATGCATCAACAAGCGATCGCTTCGCTGCAAGAACAACAGGATAAAAATAAAACCCTTGAAGCGGAGCATGAAGGCGTTGTTTTTGCCGAAAATTTGTCAGAAAATAAGGGTAAATGGTTAGAGCGTCACGATCAGATTATGACAATTGTCAAAATCGATCAACTGGAGGCGAGAATTTTCGTCGATCAAGCGGAGCTTGATTTACTTCAACCCCTGATCAAGGCAGGATCGGCAGAAGTAAAGTTAAAACGGATGCAACCGGGTTATAAACCCCAAACGGTAGAACTGAGCAATATGAAACCAGTGGCGCAACCCGATCCTTCTCAAACCACTAAACAAGCGGTTTTAACGGCAACAGTCACGAATTTAGAGCAGCAAGAGCTGATCAATAGTGAATTTTATGCAGATATTCCCGTGGGAACCCTGCCCTTGTATGAACGGGTACGCCGCGAGGCGATAAAAGTGTTAAAATTGCGGCAATATTTCTAAGTATTTTAGGAGTTAGCTGAAATTGTTGCTTTCCGTCTTTCCGTGCGCCCTTCGACTATGCGCCCTGAGCGGAGTCGAAGGACGCATAGGGCGAGTATATTGGTGTAAATCTCCCGGCGATCGCTTTGACTTTCCCCTAGGAGTTTTGTTATTGTGAAGCTAACAGCATACAGCGCTTCGCGCTGTCATGAAGTACATGATCAGCCCGCCATCGCTGGAACTGCTGGATTGATGTTGTACCTCATAGCAGAGGAAAGTGCTGTATCCCTCTTCTATCACTTTCGGAAAAAAGGGCGTGAAACCCTGATTCCTTCGTGAGCGATAAAACTCCGTTTTCGGCTGTCGCCGACATGAAACGCTTCGCGATAAAACTCCGTTTTCGGCTGTCGCCGACATGAAACGCTTCGCGATCGCGGGCTGTAACAACGGAAATTCTAACGAATTTCCAAGAGTGAGAGAGATATCCCTCTTATGTCACTCTCCGAGTTCAATGAATAGCAAATCTGCCAATTATCCGGAAGGATAAAAGGATTGAAATTTATTAACACCGTTAATCAATTTATTAAATCCTCGTAATAAACAAGAACTCGGAACCACATCTAACCACGGAACAATTGACCAGAACAGAAGTACTAGGGTTTCATGAGCCAGAAAGTCGGAAGTTTACGGAGTTTGCGATCGCCTAAACCCTGATACTGCCTGGGATAGGGATAGTGGGGTAGGGGGTTTGGGGGCGATCGCCTGGCTCAAAGAACAGGGCGTTGAGGAGAATTTGGTGGATTTTTAAGAGGTCTTGGGCGCTTAGTCCCTGAGTATGCGTCCTGCATTCAGGATGGCTAATAAGGCAACCCCGACATCGGCAAAGACGGCTTCCCAGAGGGTGGCGACCCCGATCGCCCCTAGAGCAATGAAGAGGCCTTTCACCCCCAGGGCAAAGATGATGTTCTGCCAAACAATGCGAAGGGTTCTATGGGCAATCTGAATCGCTTCTGCCACCTTTGAGGGGGCATCCGTCATAATCACTATGTCGGCGGTTTCAATGGCTGCATCGGAACCGAGTCCCCCCATGGCTATGCCTACATCGGCTCTGGCAATGACGGGGGCATCATTAATCCCATCGCCAACGAAGGCTACTTTGCTTTGGGTTCCGTTGGCTTGATGTAAAAATTCTTCTAGAGCGTTTACTTTGTCTTCCGGTAGAAGTTCAGCGCGATAGCGATCGAGTCCTAATTCCTGGGCAATGCGATCGGCGACAGATTGACTGTCCCCGGTGAGCATGGCGGTTTGAATTCCTTGTGCATGTAAGCTTTGAATGGCTTCGGCTGCATCCTCTTTTAGCTCATCGGCAATCAGAATGCGTCCGGTGTATTGACCATCAACGGCCAGATGGGCGACGGTTTCCGTGACTCCACAGACCGTATTGGGGATATTTTCTTGGTGAAGGAGGCGATCGCTTCCTGCCAGTACAATTTGATTCCCCACTTGGGCGCGAATACCATATCCTGAAATTTCTTGATAGTCTTGCACCCTAGAATCATCAATCGTTTGGCCATAGGCCGCTCGGATCGATTGGGCAATGGGATGATGGGAATGGGACTCAACCGTTGCAGCTAATTCTAAGAGTTGGGCCGTCGTCAGTCCATTCTCAGAAATCACATCCGTCACCTTAAACGTTCCTTGGGTAAGCGTCCCCGTTTTGTCAAAGACCACGGTTTTCACTTGGGTGAGCGCGTCTAAAAAGGTGGAACCTTTGACCAAAATGCCCCGCTTGGCTGCACCCCCCACACCGCCAAAGTAGCCCAAGGGAATACTAATCACTAAACCGCAGGGACAGGAAATTACTAACAAGACCAAGGCTCGATACGTCCATTCTGCCTGGGTTGCACCAGCGAGTAATAGGGGGGGGAGCAGGGCAACGGCTAATGAGAGAAAAACGACGACGGGGGTATAGTAGCGAGCAAAACGGGTGATAAATTTTTCCGTTTCGGCTTTCTTACTACTGGCATTTTCCACCAGATCGAGAATCTTGGCAATGGAGGATTCTGCAAAGGGTCTCCTCACCTGTAGGGTGAGGAGACCAGATTGGTTAATCATGCCCGCGAGTATGGTTTCCCCGGCTCTGACGCTGCGGGGTCTTGATTCTCCGGTTAATGCAGAGGTGTCTACTTGGGAGTTGCCTTCTAGAATTGCTCCATCTAGGGGAACTTTTTCCCCTGGATTGACGATAATGATTTCTCCCACGTTAACGGTTTCTGGTGATACAGTTTTGACTGTGCCCTTGCGCTTCACATGGGCTGTATCGGGGCGAACTGTGAGCAGGGACTTGATGGAGCGACGAGAACGACCCACAGAGTAGCCTTGAAAGAGTTCTCCAATTTGGTAGAACAACATGACACCGACGGCTTCAGGCAGTTCGTGAATGGCGATCGCTCCCACTGTGGCAATGGTCATCAGAAAATTTTCATCAAACACCTGACCTCTGAGCAAGTTCCGTCCCGCAGCCTTGAGTACAGTGGAACCACTTAACCAGTAAGCGGGAAGAAAGAGGGCATATTCACCTAAACTGTAAGGGGTGTTATGGAGTGGTTTCTGAAACATCAACCCCAACGTCAAGAGAACGATTACGGTAATAATGGGCAGGAGTTTCTTGTTTAGGTCAAATTCTACGGCTTGTTGATCGCCGGAACTATTTCCGGAATCATTATTGCAACTACAGCAGCCCCCGGTTTCTGATTTTGGATTACTCATCTGGATTTTCTTAATCGTTTGACATATGAACAGTCTTTCATGTGTTATATCAAAAAAGAATGATTTTGTCCAACTTTAGAATAGGTCTCCTGAAGTTAAAATGATAATAATAATCAATGTTATATAATTAAATAGCCTAATCTCGGAGGCATGATTATGATTACAGCAATAGAAAAACGTCAAGCTTTGAGCTTAGAAGAGTTTTTGGCACTGCCAGAAACCAAACCTGCTCGTGAATATTTCAATGGAGAAATAACCCAAAAACCTATGCCTCAAGGAAAACATAGTCGCCTGCAAAGTCGTTTAGCACGGGAAATTGACCTATTCACAGAAGAGAAAAAAGTTGCTCTAGCCCTCACTGAATTGCGCTGTACTTTTGCTGGGCACTCTATTGTCCCGGATATTGCAGTGATTCGCTGGGATAATTTGCCCAAGGATGAAGAGGGGGAAATCGCAAATCGTTTTGAGCGTCATCCAGATTGGATTATTGAAATTTTGTCACCGGATCAACCCATGACCTTAGTGATGGAAAAAATTCTATTTTGTCTGGAAAATGGCACAGAATTAGGTTGGCTTATTGACCCTAAAACCCAGTCGATTACAGTATTTCAGTCAGGTTTGCCCAAAATTTATCGGGTGAATAATGGCGACGGGGAACCCTTACCGATGCTGACCGGTTTAGAGAAATGGACATTATCAGTAAACGATATTTTTGGCTGGTTGAAACTGTAGAAGTGAACAATTTTCGTCCCTACCACTTGATACTCTTTAATCAAGAGTTAGGGATTGAATGTTATCATCGCCACCTGGCCAAAACCCATCATTTAGCACTTCCTCGATTTCATAGGGACAACTTACAGGAAAACGACTCAACGACAATTGCGTCTCATCACTAGCTTCCTGTCGTGCCCGTGAATAAGCCGTTTCCAACACTTCCGGGAGATAATTTTTCAAACTGGGCGAATCTTCTAAGGCGTACAGAATGCGGGTGCGATGCTGGGTAATGCTTCCCGACCAACTACCGGTGCGAAATTCGGGCTGAAACTCCCACTTTAAAAGATGCATGAGGACAACGGTCAGATTGCTCTTGATGCTACGGCGTTCGCTTTTTCCCATATCCTCAATTTCTTCAAGCAAATTCTGCCAGTCTACCTGGTTGTAGTCGCGATCGCGTAACTGTTGTAAAGTGGTTTCAATCCACAGCAGGTAATCAATCTCGTAAAGTGTCGTTACTTTTTCTGGTGATAAGGTCATCACTCATGGCCCTTCAATTTCTTCAACCGCTTACACCTAGTCTAGCGGATTATTGAACAAAGATCTTGTAGGAGCGAAAAATTTTTCGCCCCTACAGATGCATGTCCCGACAAGTCAACTTTAGTGCTATCTTTATATCAAATCCGCTTAAACACTTGTCATTGTGACCGAAGGGAAGCAATCGCCAAGATTACCGGGATAGGCGAGATTGTTTCATTCCGCTTGCGCGACCTTCGCAATGACATACTGTAACTGATTATTCGGATTTGATATTACTTAATTGTTGAAAGATCCAGCGCATCAAAAGATTGCAAAAAAGTGAGTAATTTACGAGCAATTTTAGGGACTCCCCCGCTCACATTCGATTCGATATTCAAGGGAATAACTGGATCGTGAAGAGACAGACGCAGCAGAAACCAGCCCTGTTCTTCGGGATCGGTGCAGGAAACTCGTACACCTTCATAATTATGGGGAACTACGCTCCAGCTAGGTTGACTATTAGCAAAGGTAGAGAGGGCTTCAATGACTTGATTTCCATAGGGTTTAAAGTCATCGAGGGTGAGTTTAATACGGAATTCCTGGCTTTCGACGGGTTCTTTCAGGTTAGCAATTAAATCGGTGAGCGATCGCCCTTCTAATTTCCCTTTCGCCAATTCGATCGCCAGTTTACTCACTAAGTAAGCTCCGTCATCGAGAAAGTAATTTTCTTTCATCGCCGCATGACCGGAGGTTTCAATCGCCAACCAAGACTCCTGACCTTCTCCATTCAACCGTTGCGCTTCATTAATCACATTTTTATACCCGCGCTTAAATCGATGATGGACTCCTTTCAAGTCTTCAGTAATAAACCTCGTTAAACCATCCGAAGTAATGGAATCCGTCACCACCGTCGAGCCAGGATGTTCCCGCAGCACAATGGCAGAAATCAAAGCAATCAGGCGGTTGCGGTTCAGTTCTTTACCCGTTTCGTCTACGGCTCCGCCGCGATCGACATCTGTATCAAAAATAATGCCAAAATCCGCATTATTCTCAATGACAGCTTGACAGATAGCATCCATCGCTTTCCCATTTTCCGGATTCGGCACATGGTTGGGAAAGTTGCCATCCGGGTCAAGAAATTGACTACCTGTCGTGTCTGCCCCCAAGGGTTTTAGCACTTGACTGACGTAAAAACCCCCTGCCCCATTCCCCGCATCAACGACAATTTTGAGACCTTTCAGGGGCTGTTCAAAGTCCGTAGGATGGTTCACCCCTTCCCGGATTTTCTGTGCCAGTTGCCCCGCATAGACACTCATAAAGTCTTTGGGAGTAATGGTTCCGGGGGTGGGTGCTGGAGTAAAGTCAGCTTCCGAGCAGAGGGCCAGAATCTCACTGATATTTTGTTTTTCTAAGCCCCCTTTCGCCGTAAAAAACTTACAGCCATTACGATTAGACGGCAGATGACTCGCAGTCAGCATCATAGCTCCATCGCACTCAAAGCCAGGGGTTACCGTACTCATGAACATCGCAGGAGTCGAAGCGAGTCCAAAATCATACACCTTAGTACCAAGTGCAATAATGCCTTCCATCATCGCACTCATCAGATCTGGCCCAGAAATCCGGCTATCGCGTCCTAGAGCGAGGGTTAATTCTGCCACCGGTTTTTCTAAAGTTTGACTGAGCCAGGTGCAAAAACTTTGACCAATTTTACAACACACTTCCGGCGTTAAATTAACCGGTTCATCGGGGATAGAGGGAAGTGCCACCCCGCGAATATCCGAACCATTTTGTAATTTTTTCCAATTGATATCGTTAATCATAGCCAGTCAGCATAGGTAAAGCTAATTCGTACATTACCCTAAGTTGCACCCTATTTCCCCCAAGCTTAAGATAATTTACCAATCTCGCCTCAATTGACAAAAAAATCAATTCGATTACTCTAAAATTAGGTCATAATAAAAGAAAGCAAGAAAAGGGTGGGAAAGCTGAAGATAGAAATTAAGGAATCAAGTATAAGAAAAACTCAAAGAAGAACTAAAAAATCCGCAAGGATTTACAAGCTATAAAAAAGTACCGTTATGGTTAAAAGCCCTCTCTCTAGTAAACATTAAGGTTTTTAATAATATCTAGAACAGCTAAAAGCTCCACCAAGTCTGTTGTTTTCTCTCCCTATTCCCCCATCACAGCGCAAAGCGCTGTATCAACCAGTGGATTTGATCAAAAATCTCTATCCCCATACCCTTCAACTCCGCTCAGGGTAAGGGGAATCGGCTGTTAAATATCCAAATCAGCCAGGTTTAATTTCGGCCCGTAGGTTTCAATGAACTCGCGACGGGGAGCAACCCGATCGCCCATTAATACCGTGAAAATACGGTCGGCTTCGGCTGCATCTTCAATTTCTACCCGTTTCATCATCCGGGTTTCCGGGTTCATGGTGGTATCCCACAACTGCTGAGGCATCATTTCGCCCAACCCTTTGAACCGTTGGATGTTGTAGTTGGCATTGTCGGGGAATTGGCGAATTTGTTCTTGTAATTCGCGATCGCTATAACAATAGTAGTGCCGTTTACCGCGCTCTAACTTATACAAGGGAGGACAAGCAATATAAATATAGCCTTGATCGACCAAATCCCGTTGATAGCGATAGAAGAAGGTTAACAACAGGGTGCGAATATGGGCCCCGTCTACGTCAGCATCGGTCATAATCACCACCCGATGGTAGCGCAACTGCTCCGCATTAAACTCTTCTCCCTTAATGCCCAAACCCAAGGCAGTAATCAAGGATTGGATTTCATTATTCTTGTAGATCTTGGCATCATCGGTTTTCTCGATATTCAAGATTTTACCGCGCAAAGGCAAAATCGCTTGAAAGCGGCGATCGCGTCCCTGTTTCGCCGAACCGCCCGCACTATCTCCCTCAACCAAGAAAATCTCCGATTCTGCCGGATCTCTGGTACTACAATCTGCCAATTTACCCGGCAATGTGGAGCTTTCCAACACCGACTTCCGGCGCACCAACTCCCTTGCCCGACGAGCCGCTTCTGCCGCATTAAACGCCTGAATTGCCTTTTCTAGAATCGCATCCCCCACGGCGGGACGAAACTCCAGAAACTCATTCAAATATTCGCCCACCAGAGAATCCACAATTCCCCGCACTTCCGTATTTCCCAGTTTCGTTTTCGTCTGTCCTTCAAATTCTGGATCGGGAACTTTCACCGAAACCACACCGGTTAAGCCTTCGCGGATATTCTCCCCCGCCAGATTAGCATTATTTTCCTTCAGTTTATTCCGTTTGCGGGCGATCGCATTCATCGTCCGCGTCAGCACCGTCTTCAACCCCTCCAAATGGGTTCCCCCATCAATGGTGCGAATATTATTAGCAAAACCCAACAAATTATCAGAATAGGCATCCGTACACCACTGAAGCGCCACTTCCACCTGCACATCATTCTTTTCCGCATTCATGTAAATGATTTCTTCGTGCAGAGGCGTTTTTTCCCGATTAATATAGGCGACATATTCCTGAATGCCCCCATCATACTTGTAGCTCTCAATTTTTTCTGGGGTTACGCGATGATCGGAAAACGTAATTTTCACCCCAGCATTCAGATAGGCCAACTCTCGCAACCGACGGGCTAAGGTCTCATATTCAAACTCAATTCCCGTGGTAAAAATCTGCTCATCCGGGCGAAAATTCACCGACGTTCCCGTAAGCCCTTCGTTCTGCTTCGTCTTGATCAACTCGGTTACCGGAACCCCCCGTTCATAGCGTTGGGTGTGGCGTTCTTTTTCCCGATAAACCGTCACTTCCACCCATTCCGAAAGGGCATTCACCACGGAAACCCCCACCCCGTGCAACCCTCCAGACACCTTATAGCCGCCGCCACCAAACTTACCGCCCGCGTGCAACACGGTCATTACGGTTTCCAAAGCGGACTTTCCTGTGCGAGGATGGATATCGGTGGGAATGCCGCGCCCATCATCGGCAACGGAGACGGAACCATCGGCATTGAGGTCAACTTCAATGTGGGTGCAATACCCGGCTAAAGCCTCATCGATGGAGTTGTCCACCACCTCGTAGACTAGATGATGAAGTCCTCTAGGGCCGGTGGAACCAATATACATTCCGGGTCGTTTCCGAACGGGTTCCAATCCTTCAAGAACTTGAATCTGTTCGGCGCTGTAACTGCTGGTCATGTTAAGCTATCTCCTGGTGTGCGGGCGATAAACGACCCGATAAGCTAGTAAACGACAAAAGACTCCAAAATTCTAGCACAAAAGGGTTAGAGACGGTACTAAGGCAATTTTATAAGAATTTTCTGAGGGGGATGCACCCAATGAAACGAGGGTTGATTGTCATTTGCGGGCCGACGGCTACGGGAAAATCGGGTTTGGCGATCGCCTTGGCAAAGCACTTGCAGACGGTCATTCTGGGGGCTGACTCGCGGCAAATTTACCGGGAGTTTGACATTGGTACAGCCAAACCCTCCCCGGATGAACTGGGGCAGGTTCCCCATTATCTAATTAATATCTGCAATCCACAAGAGCTATTTACGGTTGCTGAGTATCAAGAGCAAACCCAGAGCCTGATTGAGCAGTTTCAAAACCAGGGAAAAATTCCCCTGTTGGTGGGGGGAACGGGCTTATATATTCGCTCGATTATCGCCGGAATGAAGATACCAAGGGTTGCACCTCAGCCAGAATTGCGATCGCAACTTCAAGCACTCTCCCAACCCCAATGTTACGCCATGCTGCAACAAGTCGATCCCCAAGCCACCCAAAAAATCCA encodes:
- a CDS encoding phosphomannomutase/phosphoglucomutase; translation: MINDINWKKLQNGSDIRGVALPSIPDEPVNLTPEVCCKIGQSFCTWLSQTLEKPVAELTLALGRDSRISGPDLMSAMMEGIIALGTKVYDFGLASTPAMFMSTVTPGFECDGAMMLTASHLPSNRNGCKFFTAKGGLEKQNISEILALCSEADFTPAPTPGTITPKDFMSVYAGQLAQKIREGVNHPTDFEQPLKGLKIVVDAGNGAGGFYVSQVLKPLGADTTGSQFLDPDGNFPNHVPNPENGKAMDAICQAVIENNADFGIIFDTDVDRGGAVDETGKELNRNRLIALISAIVLREHPGSTVVTDSITSDGLTRFITEDLKGVHHRFKRGYKNVINEAQRLNGEGQESWLAIETSGHAAMKENYFLDDGAYLVSKLAIELAKGKLEGRSLTDLIANLKEPVESQEFRIKLTLDDFKPYGNQVIEALSTFANSQPSWSVVPHNYEGVRVSCTDPEEQGWFLLRLSLHDPVIPLNIESNVSGGVPKIARKLLTFLQSFDALDLSTIK
- the gyrB gene encoding DNA topoisomerase (ATP-hydrolyzing) subunit B, with the protein product MTSSYSAEQIQVLEGLEPVRKRPGMYIGSTGPRGLHHLVYEVVDNSIDEALAGYCTHIEVDLNADGSVSVADDGRGIPTDIHPRTGKSALETVMTVLHAGGKFGGGGYKVSGGLHGVGVSVVNALSEWVEVTVYREKERHTQRYERGVPVTELIKTKQNEGLTGTSVNFRPDEQIFTTGIEFEYETLARRLRELAYLNAGVKITFSDHRVTPEKIESYKYDGGIQEYVAYINREKTPLHEEIIYMNAEKNDVQVEVALQWCTDAYSDNLLGFANNIRTIDGGTHLEGLKTVLTRTMNAIARKRNKLKENNANLAGENIREGLTGVVSVKVPDPEFEGQTKTKLGNTEVRGIVDSLVGEYLNEFLEFRPAVGDAILEKAIQAFNAAEAARRARELVRRKSVLESSTLPGKLADCSTRDPAESEIFLVEGDSAGGSAKQGRDRRFQAILPLRGKILNIEKTDDAKIYKNNEIQSLITALGLGIKGEEFNAEQLRYHRVVIMTDADVDGAHIRTLLLTFFYRYQRDLVDQGYIYIACPPLYKLERGKRHYYCYSDRELQEQIRQFPDNANYNIQRFKGLGEMMPQQLWDTTMNPETRMMKRVEIEDAAEADRIFTVLMGDRVAPRREFIETYGPKLNLADLDI
- a CDS encoding Uma2 family endonuclease, producing MITAIEKRQALSLEEFLALPETKPAREYFNGEITQKPMPQGKHSRLQSRLAREIDLFTEEKKVALALTELRCTFAGHSIVPDIAVIRWDNLPKDEEGEIANRFERHPDWIIEILSPDQPMTLVMEKILFCLENGTELGWLIDPKTQSITVFQSGLPKIYRVNNGDGEPLPMLTGLEKWTLSVNDIFGWLKL
- a CDS encoding HlyD family efflux transporter periplasmic adaptor subunit; amino-acid sequence: MTSTPEKKPASLKAVPPNQIKSSAQSAPKSPEMPAQESMPVPEKPGINWGRILFLSVVLGGGFWLSQLEVPISVRGEGKFTPLDENTHSVYLEEPGRIINFLVQHADEVKPGTILAEVQNEDLKDEIVEEQFQLQEEQAKLTSARERIFILMAQKSEAEQRVRTIERQVQEAEDDVNRLLSSSPPPEIQSITHEIAAMDRQIAGLEKAIYHRDQRMEGLQKQIDDAEDAIAVRALSRNYQTDLEERIQMLQEESAMNDARISELIAHQLSKQAEIASIGQNLERQLENIQDELRMEEDRLATVIQELESAEQEKLAQEDIVRMHQQAIASLQEQQDKNKTLEAEHEGVVFAENLSENKGKWLERHDQIMTIVKIDQLEARIFVDQAELDLLQPLIKAGSAEVKLKRMQPGYKPQTVELSNMKPVAQPDPSQTTKQAVLTATVTNLEQQELINSEFYADIPVGTLPLYERVRREAIKVLKLRQYF
- a CDS encoding heavy metal translocating P-type ATPase codes for the protein MSNPKSETGGCCSCNNDSGNSSGDQQAVEFDLNKKLLPIITVIVLLTLGLMFQKPLHNTPYSLGEYALFLPAYWLSGSTVLKAAGRNLLRGQVFDENFLMTIATVGAIAIHELPEAVGVMLFYQIGELFQGYSVGRSRRSIKSLLTVRPDTAHVKRKGTVKTVSPETVNVGEIIIVNPGEKVPLDGAILEGNSQVDTSALTGESRPRSVRAGETILAGMINQSGLLTLQVRRPFAESSIAKILDLVENASSKKAETEKFITRFARYYTPVVVFLSLAVALLPPLLLAGATQAEWTYRALVLLVISCPCGLVISIPLGYFGGVGGAAKRGILVKGSTFLDALTQVKTVVFDKTGTLTQGTFKVTDVISENGLTTAQLLELAATVESHSHHPIAQSIRAAYGQTIDDSRVQDYQEISGYGIRAQVGNQIVLAGSDRLLHQENIPNTVCGVTETVAHLAVDGQYTGRILIADELKEDAAEAIQSLHAQGIQTAMLTGDSQSVADRIAQELGLDRYRAELLPEDKVNALEEFLHQANGTQSKVAFVGDGINDAPVIARADVGIAMGGLGSDAAIETADIVIMTDAPSKVAEAIQIAHRTLRIVWQNIIFALGVKGLFIALGAIGVATLWEAVFADVGVALLAILNAGRILRD
- the miaA gene encoding tRNA (adenosine(37)-N6)-dimethylallyltransferase MiaA; translation: MKRGLIVICGPTATGKSGLAIALAKHLQTVILGADSRQIYREFDIGTAKPSPDELGQVPHYLINICNPQELFTVAEYQEQTQSLIEQFQNQGKIPLLVGGTGLYIRSIIAGMKIPRVAPQPELRSQLQALSQPQCYAMLQQVDPQATQKIHANDQVRTLRALEVYYVTGIPISEQQGENPPSYPIVQIGLDCFESEHLQDRIAQRTAKMIENGLVEEVKTLCEKYGADLPLLDTLGYREIKQYLAGEIDLATAEELTILHTRQFAKRQRTWFRANEQIQWFDSEDPELVEKAIKRINLLQ
- a CDS encoding DUF29 domain-containing protein produces the protein MTLSPEKVTTLYEIDYLLWIETTLQQLRDRDYNQVDWQNLLEEIEDMGKSERRSIKSNLTVVLMHLLKWEFQPEFRTGSWSGSITQHRTRILYALEDSPSLKNYLPEVLETAYSRARQEASDETQLSLSRFPVSCPYEIEEVLNDGFWPGGDDNIQSLTLD